In the Uranotaenia lowii strain MFRU-FL chromosome 1, ASM2978415v1, whole genome shotgun sequence genome, CAAATAGCACAGCCGTGGAGTCGTTCAACTTGAGAAAAACGGCCGCCTGATTCAGGCAATTGGTCAGCTGAAACTGCTCCAGAAGAGTGCGATCTTCATAGCGACgaattttgttgttgaaaaagttaaagtaTCGTTCGGCTTTTCGATACCGTCGGCAGGCTTCGACCCAATTCCGTTGAGCGAAGTATTGATTTCCTGCCGCTTTAATCATTTCCAAGCGAGAGAGCATTTCCGTTACCTACAATCAAAAGAAGGGAATTTAGCAGGGTATCCTTTTAAGACTCTTTAAAGACGTTTTCCTACATCAAAGTCCGCCTCAAATTTCTCCCAGTCCTTCGGAAATAACGGTAAACAATCTCCAGTCCCATCGTTATCGTTCAAACCCCAATCTTGTCCGGGCATCAACTGGCCGCAGTCTGCAATCACAATCTCCCTAGTTGGCTCGCCCTCTTCGCTGGCAAAACGTTCCATTTCTCCGATAACTCCGATTCCGCGAATAACGTAGCCGACGACCACATTGGTACCGTTCAGATGGGGACACTCCCCGGAGGTAATGAAAAACTGAGACTGATTTGTATTTGGTCTGCCCAAATTGGCCATGCTTACTGCTCCATCTTCATGCTaaaagaaataaagcagttcTCTTAACACGCAaaccaaaaagcaaaaaaaaaacaccaaccaAAAGGGAAAAATTCTCATCCTCGAAGAATCGCCCATAGATGCTTTCCCCGCCGGAACCGTTGTAGTTGACGATGTCCCCTCCCTGGGACATAAACAGCGATTTAACCTTGTGGAACTTGCTGCCCCGATAGTGCAACCGGGCCCCGGTCGTGGTCGAATGGCCCCGCTCTCCGGTGCACAGGGCCCGGAAGTTTTCCGCCGTCAACGCGTGTTGATGTGACAGCGAAGAAGTGCGTGTTGCTAAAATACTCAATTAATTCTGAAGACCATTAATTGTATCTTTCTTAAATAGTTCTCTATCATTTGATTGCGTtgcaaaattaatcattttgttcCTAAGAATATTCATCGTATCTTTCGGGAATAATATTTTATCCGTTCAAGCAAAGGCACATTTAGCCAAGATGCAATATCGAACGTtactattaatgtaatcagaatAGAATGATACGGAAGATTCAGCGTACAGTATTGGCTCATGCGGGTtgaattcatttcttttttttttcaattcaaacgaAAGCAAAATTGTTGTTGATTTTCGGATTTATTGATTCggtttcaattaattttatttatgcttAATTTATTCGCATTAAAATGCCTTTTTTACATTGGAAATTCTTCTTGTGAGGATGAGTATTGGCACGTTATGGCCAACTTATCCTCACTAATCGCTAGCCAACCCACGTTATGTTGTAGCTGCTGGACAAAAGTAATGGTCCGCCTTTCTTTTAGAACGCACCGATGTAATAGGTAGGGTGCTCCGCATGTTAATCCGACTGttccttaaaaattaaaaacaaattagtaTCTCACTTAATCTTTAATTTATGATACAAACCTGTTAGATGAGTGCATGGTGGATCAAATTCGGAGGGTTCCGGCCGCACCGACGAATGAGAATCGTGCTCGGCAGTCACAGgggtttcaaaaaattgtttcggCTGCTGCTGCTCGCTGTTccaatgagaaatttttttaatatttcctcgaaaatttttctttttttttcttttgtttttcatttttagtctCACTACACGTTCATTGAAATTAACCGATTTATGGTTTCGAactaaaccaaatttaatttttaagtaataaaaaaggagtgtgtaaaaattacaatattttattgttatttctgATCGATTTTTTAGTGAAAGCTATCAAGAAATATgcattgaaaatgtaaaataaaataacaaaacgttttgttgaaaccaaccccctttctttttctgcgtgtaagTACATTTCATGCATATTGATTAGAAAACTGaccaaactcaaaaaaatcatttttttccagaaGCTGACAGAACTTCCGAAGCTCCACTTCAGACGAGGGAGCAAAATAACTCAACACTGCGAGAGGCTCGTGACACGGTGGCCAATAGATTCCGGGAGTGGCTATGAGATGCTGGTGTACAAAGCATTCCAGTCCACCGAATAATCACCGTGTGGTTAAATGTGTAAGTAAAATGTTgagattttctaaataaatgtcatgaacaaataaatacattcgtttttttaattaaacaaatctttgaaaatgatgacataattaaaatcaagaacaaaaataccACCATGatcaaagaattttatttcagtGGGTGAACATTGAATATTATCGggttttcatggttttaccatgaaaaactggatgaTGTTATaaccatgaactttatattaTTGGGCTTcccaatgtatggaaaatcgccatttttttcatggtcacgctgcataacaatacccctttttcatggttattttcgtcaaaacgatgaaatgtatggtcgaaaaatatgaatttcaatgtgcattcacggtatcgtggaCGATAATAAGCATTGTGTAGACCATAAAATTCATGGtttgtgaatatggaattcatagttttttcaTCGTACATTTCTATTCGGGTTGCTTTCGactattttgtaaaattgacaaaatgtggGATTCTGTTTCGAATCGAATTTCATATCAAAAGTACCCATTAAATGCGAataga is a window encoding:
- the LOC129737697 gene encoding peptidyl-prolyl cis-trans isomerase D-like yields the protein MNVYEQQQPKQFFETPVTAEHDSHSSVRPEPSEFDPPCTHLTATRTSSLSHQHALTAENFRALCTGERGHSTTTGARLHYRGSKFHKVKSLFMSQGGDIVNYNGSGGESIYGRFFEDENFSLLHEDGAVSMANLGRPNTNQSQFFITSGECPHLNGTNVVVGYVIRGIGVIGEMERFASEEGEPTREIVIADCGQLMPGQDWGLNDNDGTGDCLPLFPKDWEKFEADFDVTEMLSRLEMIKAAGNQYFAQRNWVEACRRYRKAERYFNFFNNKIRRYEDRTLLEQFQLTNCLNQAAVFLKLNDSTAVLFACNAALALDPDNVKALFRRGQAHNRLQNYELAIDDLRRVQAKAPTDRLVQAELDKAKTDLGCYRAQQRIALTNLFK